The proteins below are encoded in one region of Eubacterium sp. 1001713B170207_170306_E7:
- a CDS encoding ATP-binding cassette domain-containing protein — MKNIVETKQLCKEYDSVYRVNHLSLEVHEGEVYGFLGPNGAGKSTTMKMLLGLVRPTSGDITVFGKPFTAQNRLDILNHTGSLIESPSYYGHLTARENMHILQKLSNVSDKDTLEALRIVRLDNQLDKKVSQFSFGMKQRLGIAMAIAGFPKLLILDEPTNGLDPAGTQEIRELIKSLPAKYGITVMISSHLLSEIDQMATTCGIINHGELIFQGSLKSLHAYSSASVSFKTSNPAGTEALLHRMKPKIEHDAVLIRGIDDNMTARINRLLLEKGIDVYRIEEHALSLEDIFLKLTGKGGAL, encoded by the coding sequence ATGAAAAACATTGTTGAAACAAAACAGCTTTGCAAGGAATATGATTCGGTCTATCGTGTTAATCATTTAAGCCTTGAAGTGCACGAGGGAGAGGTTTATGGCTTTCTGGGGCCAAACGGCGCCGGAAAATCCACCACCATGAAGATGCTTCTGGGCCTTGTGCGCCCCACCTCTGGCGATATCACTGTTTTCGGCAAGCCCTTTACAGCCCAGAATCGACTGGATATTTTAAATCACACCGGCTCTCTCATCGAGTCCCCATCCTACTATGGGCATCTGACTGCCCGCGAAAACATGCACATTTTACAAAAGCTTTCAAATGTTTCTGATAAGGACACCCTCGAGGCTCTGCGCATCGTGCGGCTTGACAACCAGCTGGATAAAAAAGTCAGCCAGTTTTCCTTTGGTATGAAACAACGCCTTGGCATTGCCATGGCCATCGCGGGGTTCCCCAAGCTTTTGATTCTCGACGAGCCCACTAACGGCCTTGACCCAGCCGGAACCCAGGAAATCCGTGAATTGATCAAATCCCTTCCTGCAAAATACGGCATCACCGTGATGATTTCAAGCCATCTTCTCAGCGAAATCGACCAGATGGCCACCACCTGCGGTATCATCAACCATGGAGAGCTTATCTTTCAGGGCAGCTTAAAGTCGCTGCACGCCTACAGCAGCGCCAGTGTATCCTTTAAAACAAGCAATCCAGCCGGGACAGAGGCACTGCTGCACCGTATGAAGCCAAAGATAGAGCACGATGCTGTTCTCATCCGGGGCATTGACGATAACATGACTGCCCGGATCAACCGATTGCTCTTGGAAAAGGGGATTGACGTCTACCGCATTGAGGAACACGCACTGAGCCTCGAGGATATTTTCCTGAAGCTTACCGGCAAAGGGGGCGCGTTATGA
- a CDS encoding ABC transporter permease, translating into MMTYLKLEFYKLKRRRVFLSTTAILLIQAVWVIAATDQYLAKGRMLDYPWESLLMTFASMQVIFFPIAAAVLSSRICDIEHMGNTLKWLETTSETRSRLYLAKFAVSNLLLLLSSLVTFVSLGIYGFFIRSFAEPFPAAAFFTALIGTAIINAALITLFQGISLYFKNQLIVMVAGIIFGFLGIMGSLLPDALRHLILSCYYLDLSPAAMAYPSGEILLTAVPVWPFALALFLGLIIYFTGRYYICKKEF; encoded by the coding sequence ATGATGACCTATCTTAAACTGGAGTTCTACAAGCTGAAACGCCGCAGGGTCTTTCTTTCCACTACGGCCATTCTGCTAATCCAGGCTGTCTGGGTCATTGCCGCCACAGACCAGTATCTGGCAAAGGGGCGAATGCTTGATTATCCTTGGGAATCCCTGCTCATGACCTTTGCCTCCATGCAGGTGATTTTCTTTCCTATTGCCGCTGCTGTGCTCAGCAGTCGGATATGCGATATTGAACATATGGGCAATACGCTGAAATGGCTGGAAACCACCTCTGAAACCAGGAGCCGACTTTACCTCGCGAAATTTGCGGTCAGCAACCTGCTGCTGCTTTTGTCCTCACTCGTCACCTTTGTCAGCCTGGGTATTTATGGCTTTTTCATTAGAAGCTTTGCGGAACCGTTCCCCGCCGCGGCCTTCTTTACTGCCCTTATCGGGACAGCCATCATTAACGCGGCCTTGATTACGCTTTTTCAGGGGATTTCGTTGTATTTTAAAAACCAGCTGATTGTGATGGTGGCTGGTATTATCTTTGGCTTTCTGGGCATTATGGGCAGTCTTCTGCCCGATGCTCTGAGACATCTGATTCTTTCCTGCTACTATCTGGATTTGTCTCCTGCCGCCATGGCCTATCCATCAGGGGAAATCCTGCTGACAGCAGTGCCAGTCTGGCCCTTTGCCCTTGCACTCTTTCTGGGGCTTATCATTTATTTTACCGGGCGTTACTATATCTGTAAAAAAGAGTTTTGA
- a CDS encoding ABC transporter permease yields MLKNAVLAEGLKLKGSKVALPVILLPLISVLLGSGNYAVNPHELTNGWYSLWTQVALFYGYFFYPIIISICCAYTMRLEKNNHNWNAVMTYPVCPGTVILSKLIIIGVISLIVQAFLIILYLTAGLLLGVKGSFPPDILNFCLCGFTASLAVASVQLYLSMVIKSFALPIGICLGTCVLGLGLCVTGLWMLYPTSLLVKSFGALNQTALSLFELTLFFILCDVYIFIFTRLAIRRLTKRDIVTA; encoded by the coding sequence ATGTTAAAAAATGCTGTTTTAGCTGAAGGCCTGAAGCTTAAGGGTTCAAAAGTCGCCTTGCCAGTAATCCTTTTGCCGCTGATCAGTGTTCTGCTTGGCAGCGGGAACTACGCTGTCAATCCTCACGAGCTTACCAATGGGTGGTACAGTCTCTGGACACAGGTCGCGCTGTTCTATGGCTATTTCTTTTATCCCATCATTATTTCCATCTGTTGTGCGTACACCATGCGGCTTGAAAAGAACAATCATAATTGGAACGCGGTCATGACCTATCCAGTCTGCCCAGGAACGGTTATTTTGTCAAAGCTTATTATCATTGGTGTCATCAGCCTGATTGTCCAGGCTTTTCTGATCATACTCTATCTGACAGCCGGACTGCTGCTCGGTGTAAAAGGCAGCTTTCCACCAGATATTTTAAATTTCTGCCTCTGTGGCTTTACGGCCTCCCTCGCAGTGGCGAGTGTACAGCTTTACTTATCCATGGTCATTAAAAGCTTTGCCCTGCCCATCGGCATCTGTCTGGGTACCTGTGTGCTGGGTCTGGGGCTTTGCGTCACTGGCCTGTGGATGCTTTATCCCACTTCCCTGCTGGTCAAAAGCTTTGGCGCTCTAAACCAGACAGCACTCAGCCTCTTTGAGCTCACTTTGTTCTTTATCCTCTGCGATGTGTATATTTTTATTTTCACAAGGCTGGCAATCCGCCGCCTGACAAAGCGGGATATTGTCACAGCATAG
- a CDS encoding glycerol kinase, producing MGKYVLVIDEGTTGTRALIFDSDFNIAAQAYQEFTQYTPQENMVEHDAMEIYAKSVGVCREAIEMAGLSSEDIACMGITNQRNTCVIWDKNTGEPLYNAIVWQDSRTGQAVDAIKQTEWADKILNETGKVIAPHNNALIIKWYMDNVPEINEKIKKGEALYGTMDTWMIWKLTGGKTHAVACSNASSSGCIDLRTGEWHKAFLDYVGVPMDLFPVIQSESSDYGTTELFGSPIPITGAIADQQSALFAQGCLEPGTMKCTNGTGSFMDINIGSDFNIASGGVDNLIAWKIGDTITYAVEGFVSVTGSAVQWLRDGLKIIRKSSDIEALAASVPDTNGVYFVPALVGLTTPHNDPFARGMLIGITRGTTEAHIARATLECIAFGIKDILDVVERECSVKIEEIKIDGGASENNLLVQMLADYCDARVSRPDTLEATSLGAALMAALYVNMIGLEDVKNVLNTDQVFEPRIDPVLRDTRSMEWKEAVKRSLNWIRH from the coding sequence ATGGGGAAATATGTATTAGTAATTGATGAAGGCACCACCGGCACCCGGGCTTTGATTTTTGATTCAGATTTCAATATTGCCGCGCAGGCCTACCAGGAATTTACGCAGTACACGCCGCAGGAAAATATGGTCGAGCATGACGCCATGGAAATTTACGCCAAGAGCGTGGGTGTCTGCCGCGAAGCCATCGAGATGGCAGGTCTCAGCAGTGAAGATATTGCCTGTATGGGTATTACCAACCAGCGGAATACCTGCGTTATCTGGGATAAAAACACCGGCGAACCGCTGTACAATGCCATTGTATGGCAGGACAGCCGGACCGGGCAGGCCGTGGATGCCATTAAGCAGACCGAATGGGCGGATAAAATTTTGAATGAGACGGGCAAAGTCATTGCACCGCATAATAACGCCCTGATCATCAAATGGTATATGGACAATGTGCCGGAGATTAATGAAAAAATCAAAAAGGGCGAGGCCCTGTACGGCACCATGGATACATGGATGATCTGGAAGCTGACTGGCGGGAAAACCCATGCGGTCGCCTGCTCTAACGCTTCCAGCAGCGGTTGTATTGATCTGCGGACCGGGGAATGGCACAAAGCATTTCTGGATTATGTTGGTGTTCCGATGGATCTTTTTCCAGTTATTCAGTCAGAATCCTCCGATTATGGAACCACCGAGCTTTTTGGCAGTCCGATTCCAATCACCGGCGCGATCGCGGATCAGCAGTCCGCGCTGTTTGCCCAAGGCTGTCTTGAGCCCGGGACTATGAAGTGTACCAATGGCACTGGCAGCTTCATGGATATCAACATTGGCTCAGACTTTAACATTGCCTCAGGCGGAGTGGACAACCTGATCGCCTGGAAGATTGGCGATACCATCACCTATGCGGTTGAAGGTTTTGTGTCTGTTACCGGATCAGCAGTCCAGTGGCTGCGCGACGGCCTGAAAATCATTCGCAAATCATCAGATATTGAGGCGCTGGCGGCTTCAGTTCCAGATACCAACGGCGTTTACTTTGTACCGGCCTTGGTGGGGCTGACCACACCGCATAACGATCCTTTTGCCCGCGGTATGCTCATCGGCATTACCCGCGGAACCACAGAAGCCCATATCGCCCGCGCGACCCTTGAGTGTATTGCTTTTGGCATCAAGGATATTTTAGATGTGGTGGAGCGGGAATGCAGCGTTAAAATTGAGGAAATCAAAATCGACGGCGGCGCTTCTGAAAACAATCTGCTGGTTCAGATGCTGGCAGACTACTGTGACGCCAGAGTTTCGCGCCCGGATACCCTGGAGGCCACCAGCCTTGGAGCAGCGCTGATGGCAGCACTGTACGTGAACATGATCGGTCTGGAGGATGTCAAAAATGTACTGAACACAGACCAGGTTTTTGAGCCTAGAATTGATCCCGTGCTTCGCGATACCCGCAGTATGGAGTGGAAAGAAGCTGTAAAACGTTCGCTGAACTGGATTAGACACTAA
- a CDS encoding FAD-binding oxidoreductase encodes MKQEEMILGLKKVVGDERVITDDASIEVASRDYIGFRRYHRSDGKIWVPKAACVVKPADTQQVSEVLKFLNTNKVDVVPRTGGSSVTMGLEPVEGGVILDGSDMNEIIEIDEENRIVTAKCGTPLEYLEEVLNKKGFTTGHYPQSLPLASLGGLVATRSIGQFSTLYGGIEDVIVGLEAVLADGTVVRIKNVPRRSTGPDLRHLFIGSEGMLGFVTEVSLKLYPYKPENRWMHAYGVIGMKRGLDFIREIMIAGYKPAVVRLHDKYEVAERMGAPAPEGYAMLLFIAEGPAEIARVTGEAIEKLAGEYELLDLGTKPVEVWLETRNDSCPNIDKPINYNKGLVSDTTEIAANWTEIGEIYEAMIERIQNEISNISFVGAHSSHSYLTGTNIYCRFNFLADKGVDAVQKDYMDLVSIIMEETLKRGGSIAHHHGSGKYRTKWMPQEHGSSYELMYRLKDALDPNHIMNKGVLLVER; translated from the coding sequence ATGAAACAGGAAGAGATGATTTTAGGTCTTAAAAAGGTGGTTGGCGATGAGCGGGTAATCACAGATGACGCCAGTATTGAGGTAGCGTCCAGAGATTATATTGGTTTTCGCCGTTACCACCGGTCCGATGGAAAAATATGGGTGCCGAAGGCCGCCTGTGTTGTAAAACCCGCCGACACCCAGCAGGTCTCAGAGGTATTAAAGTTTTTGAACACAAACAAGGTCGATGTGGTGCCCAGAACCGGCGGTTCCAGCGTTACCATGGGCTTAGAGCCAGTGGAGGGCGGCGTGATTTTAGACGGCTCAGATATGAATGAGATCATTGAAATTGACGAGGAAAACCGGATTGTAACCGCCAAATGCGGCACCCCTCTGGAATACCTTGAAGAGGTGCTGAACAAAAAAGGCTTTACGACTGGTCACTATCCGCAGTCACTGCCCCTTGCCAGTCTTGGCGGTCTGGTGGCAACCCGAAGCATCGGCCAGTTTTCAACCCTTTACGGCGGTATTGAGGATGTGATCGTCGGGCTGGAAGCTGTGCTGGCAGACGGCACCGTTGTACGTATAAAAAATGTGCCAAGACGCTCCACAGGGCCGGATCTCAGGCACCTGTTCATCGGTAGTGAGGGGATGCTGGGCTTTGTGACAGAGGTTTCCTTAAAGCTGTACCCCTACAAGCCTGAGAACAGGTGGATGCACGCTTATGGTGTTATCGGCATGAAGCGGGGCCTGGATTTTATCCGGGAAATCATGATTGCAGGCTACAAGCCGGCAGTGGTGCGCCTTCATGACAAATATGAGGTAGCAGAACGTATGGGGGCGCCCGCGCCAGAGGGTTATGCCATGCTTCTTTTTATCGCGGAGGGACCGGCGGAAATCGCAAGGGTTACAGGTGAAGCCATTGAAAAGCTGGCAGGAGAGTACGAGCTCTTAGACCTCGGTACTAAGCCGGTAGAGGTCTGGCTGGAAACACGAAACGATTCCTGCCCGAACATTGACAAGCCCATCAACTACAATAAGGGACTGGTTTCAGATACGACTGAAATAGCCGCTAACTGGACTGAAATCGGGGAAATCTATGAAGCAATGATCGAGAGAATTCAGAATGAAATCAGCAATATTTCTTTTGTAGGTGCACATTCCTCGCACAGCTACCTGACAGGGACAAATATTTATTGCCGGTTTAATTTCTTAGCGGACAAGGGGGTCGATGCCGTACAGAAAGATTATATGGACTTGGTCAGCATTATTATGGAAGAAACACTGAAGCGAGGCGGGAGCATTGCACATCATCACGGTTCCGGAAAATACCGGACAAAATGGATGCCGCAGGAGCACGGCTCATCCTACGAGTTGATGTATCGCCTCAAGGATGCGCTTGATCCAAACCACATTATGAATAAGGGCGTTTTGTTAGTCGAAAGATAA
- a CDS encoding FGGY family carbohydrate kinase translates to MDKKYVVGIDSGTQSTRVIIFDTRGQKVCMGTAVHPPLIAEKAGYAVHDYEDLWNGLCHACDDLFSKFRGDKREIAAIGLSGQRGTTFFAGEDNRQLCRPISWMDLRWRENADHLPPSTDEIDPWCDYLRNYSRMNWMKTNSPETAEKIHKYLTAPGYMGYQLFGDYVDTLANNLGMPVDREHWELYEDDEVFEKMGLKRRQLARFVEPGDVMGHVTAEAAALTGFPEGCPVVACAGDKQCEVLGSGSIIDGQAYITLGTLSGLDIVGEKYIPDAYKRLKHRTYLASVPGTWHAEAAISKGFWLVSWFRDNLAEGLDARAEQLGMTIEAYLDQEAESIPAGSEGLVTIPDWKSNWDKPAAKGMFIGFDHRHKRAHMFRSLIEGIVMQLKVNTDEMCGIIGKSITELRVGGGGSKSVTAVQTIADVFNIPVKKSVETETCSLGCAICAAVGAGIFPDFQQAVAAMGQQTETYTPIAENHMVYQRLMDRVFSQCYTINEKLLKEIAQITA, encoded by the coding sequence ATGGATAAAAAATATGTGGTAGGTATTGACAGCGGGACACAGAGCACAAGGGTGATCATTTTTGATACCAGAGGCCAGAAGGTTTGTATGGGGACAGCGGTCCACCCGCCGTTGATTGCTGAAAAGGCAGGTTATGCGGTACATGACTATGAAGATTTATGGAACGGCCTCTGCCATGCCTGCGACGATCTGTTTTCGAAGTTCAGGGGAGACAAACGTGAAATCGCTGCAATCGGTCTGTCCGGACAGCGGGGGACCACTTTTTTTGCCGGCGAGGATAACCGGCAGCTTTGCAGGCCCATTAGCTGGATGGATTTGCGGTGGCGCGAAAACGCTGATCATTTACCACCGTCCACTGATGAAATAGATCCCTGGTGTGACTATCTGAGGAACTATTCAAGAATGAACTGGATGAAAACGAATTCTCCAGAGACTGCCGAAAAAATACACAAATATCTGACAGCTCCGGGCTATATGGGCTACCAGCTTTTTGGCGACTATGTGGACACCCTGGCCAACAATCTGGGGATGCCTGTAGACAGGGAGCACTGGGAGCTGTATGAGGACGATGAAGTCTTTGAAAAGATGGGGCTGAAGCGCAGGCAGCTGGCGAGGTTTGTAGAGCCGGGTGATGTGATGGGCCATGTCACAGCAGAGGCGGCAGCACTTACTGGTTTTCCGGAGGGCTGCCCTGTGGTGGCCTGTGCGGGCGATAAGCAGTGTGAGGTTTTAGGCTCTGGCTCCATCATCGACGGGCAGGCCTACATCACTCTGGGAACCTTGAGCGGCCTGGACATTGTGGGAGAAAAATACATCCCGGACGCCTATAAAAGGCTGAAGCACCGCACCTATCTGGCGTCTGTACCTGGCACATGGCACGCTGAGGCGGCCATATCCAAGGGCTTCTGGCTGGTGTCATGGTTCAGAGACAATCTGGCCGAAGGACTTGATGCCAGGGCGGAGCAGCTTGGCATGACTATTGAAGCCTATCTTGATCAGGAGGCGGAAAGCATTCCAGCTGGCAGCGAGGGGCTGGTGACCATTCCAGACTGGAAATCCAACTGGGACAAACCTGCCGCCAAGGGCATGTTCATTGGCTTTGACCACCGTCATAAAAGGGCGCACATGTTCCGCTCGCTGATCGAAGGCATTGTGATGCAGCTTAAGGTGAACACCGATGAAATGTGTGGCATCATTGGAAAATCCATCACAGAGCTTCGCGTGGGAGGCGGAGGGAGCAAGAGCGTCACAGCTGTGCAGACCATTGCCGATGTGTTCAATATCCCGGTTAAAAAATCTGTCGAAACCGAAACCTGTTCCTTGGGCTGTGCTATCTGTGCAGCGGTTGGCGCAGGGATCTTTCCGGATTTTCAGCAGGCTGTCGCAGCCATGGGGCAGCAGACCGAAACCTACACTCCGATTGCAGAGAATCACATGGTGTATCAGAGACTCATGGACCGAGTGTTCAGCCAGTGCTACACCATTAATGAGAAATTATTAAAGGAAATCGCTCAAATAACGGCCTAG
- a CDS encoding FAD-dependent oxidoreductase, with amino-acid sequence MNSIKNAVEKEITKQFSGLDIKVSVDGRKIVTLAGECGDWQQLIDVGHMAANVPGVKNVVSDMWVKGLEIPQKDYQTGIEKGFEAGLAAEADVVIAGAGVIGCGIARELAKYPLKIIVVEKNDDVCTGASKANNGNIHPGHAAKTGTLKAKLNILGNRMYDRWADELGFVFQRNGLMYIAWEEAYIPALKERYDKGVENGVDGIAMLDGEQAMAIEPELRRLDNPPIAAVWLPSLAHVEPYDVTVALAENAAHNGVEFWFNTPVCDVLRHDGRVEGVVTPKGIIEAGYVINCAGVYADDLSEMAGDRSFTIHPRKGTIAILDKARQYPYKPQMGFVGSALENRMKNIKNVESKGGGCCKTPEGNYLLGPSAKEVWNKEDTATDPDGLEYAMSCNQHENVSQRDLIRVFTGVRAADFKEDFIIEMSPVTDGFINVAGIQSPGLASAPAIAKMVEDIVLEDSEKKNKSLKVRQDYQPREKPKTLFRKLPPDEKRKLIEREPSFGRIVCRCETITEGEILEALDSPVMPMSIEAIKRRTRAGMGRCQGGFCQPRVIEILAKKLGKDWSEINFSEQGTNFLKKMHE; translated from the coding sequence ATGAACAGCATAAAAAACGCAGTGGAAAAAGAAATTACAAAGCAATTTTCCGGGCTGGATATTAAGGTTTCTGTCGATGGACGGAAAATTGTAACACTGGCCGGAGAATGCGGGGACTGGCAGCAGTTAATTGATGTGGGGCACATGGCAGCCAATGTGCCGGGAGTAAAGAATGTCGTCAGCGATATGTGGGTAAAGGGACTTGAAATTCCCCAAAAAGATTATCAGACCGGAATAGAAAAAGGCTTTGAAGCTGGCCTTGCAGCAGAGGCCGATGTGGTCATTGCCGGAGCAGGGGTAATCGGCTGTGGAATTGCGCGGGAGCTGGCGAAATATCCGCTTAAAATTATCGTTGTCGAAAAGAATGACGATGTCTGCACAGGTGCGTCAAAGGCCAATAATGGAAATATCCATCCGGGTCACGCGGCTAAAACAGGAACCCTTAAAGCTAAGCTCAATATATTGGGAAATCGGATGTATGACAGGTGGGCCGACGAGCTGGGCTTTGTCTTTCAGCGTAACGGCCTTATGTATATTGCGTGGGAGGAGGCTTACATCCCAGCCCTCAAGGAGCGCTATGACAAGGGTGTGGAAAATGGTGTGGACGGCATAGCGATGCTTGACGGAGAACAGGCAATGGCCATTGAGCCGGAACTCAGAAGGCTGGATAATCCGCCCATCGCAGCAGTCTGGCTGCCGAGTCTGGCCCATGTGGAACCCTATGATGTTACTGTGGCTCTGGCTGAGAACGCGGCCCATAACGGTGTGGAATTCTGGTTTAACACGCCAGTCTGTGATGTGCTGAGACATGACGGCAGGGTTGAAGGCGTGGTCACGCCAAAGGGGATCATCGAGGCCGGCTATGTCATCAACTGTGCTGGTGTTTACGCCGATGACCTTTCAGAAATGGCTGGAGACCGCTCCTTCACCATTCATCCCAGAAAGGGCACCATCGCCATTCTGGATAAGGCCAGGCAGTATCCCTACAAGCCGCAGATGGGCTTTGTAGGAAGTGCCCTTGAAAACCGGATGAAAAATATCAAAAATGTTGAATCAAAGGGCGGAGGCTGCTGCAAAACGCCAGAGGGAAACTACCTTCTCGGTCCGTCAGCCAAGGAGGTCTGGAACAAGGAGGACACCGCGACTGATCCAGACGGCCTGGAGTATGCAATGAGCTGCAATCAGCATGAGAACGTAAGCCAGCGGGACCTGATCCGTGTTTTTACAGGTGTACGGGCAGCGGATTTTAAAGAGGACTTTATCATTGAGATGTCTCCGGTGACTGACGGATTTATCAATGTGGCAGGTATCCAGTCGCCCGGGCTGGCTTCGGCGCCGGCCATCGCTAAAATGGTTGAGGACATCGTGCTGGAGGATTCTGAGAAGAAAAACAAGAGTCTTAAAGTCCGCCAGGACTATCAGCCGCGCGAAAAGCCAAAAACCCTTTTCAGAAAGCTGCCACCAGATGAGAAGAGGAAGCTGATCGAAAGAGAACCTTCCTTTGGGAGAATTGTCTGCCGCTGTGAGACCATTACAGAGGGTGAGATATTGGAGGCGCTCGACAGCCCGGTTATGCCGATGTCCATCGAGGCCATAAAGCGCCGTACGAGAGCGGGCATGGGCCGTTGTCAGGGAGGCTTCTGCCAGCCGCGCGTGATCGAAATCCTCGCCAAAAAGCTGGGCAAGGACTGGAGTGAGATCAATTTTTCAGAACAGGGGACCAATTTTCTGAAAAAAATGCATGAATAG
- a CDS encoding DeoR/GlpR family DNA-binding transcription regulator produces the protein MKNPRLEQIVQLLQQQGTVSVSQLSEIFQVTTKTIRRDLELLESEGELLRTHGGAQLVKEDILREKPLELRLNIEADKKKRMGLKATELIEHGQKIFIGAGSSLYHFTEHIDNTKRLYVVTDSVTVVNQLNSRSEIGIFLVGGEITKHTLSTSGTIAENTLRDFYFDLAFVSATTVDEQGNLFHRGPAEYGVYRQLADHSKRLVALMDSGKLFKRDFINVSTLRPGDVLVTDSEANEEMVKHYNEIGLTVMIAE, from the coding sequence TTGAAAAATCCACGATTGGAACAAATTGTTCAGCTATTGCAACAGCAGGGAACGGTTAGCGTTTCCCAGCTCAGCGAAATATTTCAGGTTACCACAAAGACCATCCGCAGAGATTTGGAGCTTTTGGAATCCGAAGGCGAGCTTCTGAGAACTCACGGAGGGGCACAGCTGGTCAAGGAGGATATCCTCAGAGAAAAGCCTCTGGAGCTTCGTCTGAATATTGAGGCAGATAAAAAGAAGCGGATGGGGTTAAAGGCCACAGAGCTTATCGAGCATGGCCAGAAGATTTTTATCGGCGCAGGCTCATCGCTTTATCATTTCACAGAGCATATTGACAATACCAAACGGCTTTATGTAGTGACCGACTCTGTCACGGTAGTCAACCAGCTCAACAGCCGCAGTGAGATTGGTATTTTTCTGGTGGGTGGAGAAATCACAAAGCATACCCTCAGTACCTCGGGTACCATTGCGGAAAACACATTGCGTGATTTTTATTTTGACCTGGCTTTTGTATCCGCCACAACAGTGGATGAGCAGGGAAACCTGTTTCACCGCGGCCCGGCCGAGTATGGCGTGTACCGCCAGCTGGCGGATCATTCCAAAAGACTTGTGGCGCTGATGGACTCCGGTAAGCTCTTTAAACGTGATTTCATCAATGTATCAACACTGCGGCCGGGCGATGTCCTGGTGACCGATTCGGAGGCCAATGAAGAAATGGTGAAGCATTACAATGAAATAGGTTTAACGGTTATGATCGCTGAATAG
- a CDS encoding cation diffusion facilitator family transporter: protein MTRLLIRLFVKNSDKTADPDVRQAYGILSGSVGIACNLLLFLGKIILGFMTGAISIVADAVNNLSDAGSSIITLLGFKMAGKPADHGHPYGHGRIEYLSALFISIAIILMGFELLKSSVDRILNPAETSVSLVVFVILAASILVKLWMFLFNRRLGRSINSSAMEATALDSISDSLATLVVLIGMAINYFTGYDLDGYMGMIVAAFILVTGIKSAKDSVQPLIGTPPDEGFVEKIHRIVMAHPEIRGVHELLIHDYGPAHADVSLHVEMSSQLDMVTAHDIITSIEDELKNQCHCDVTIHIDPIEENKTNEQ, encoded by the coding sequence ATGACCCGCTTACTGATACGCCTGTTTGTCAAAAACAGTGATAAGACCGCAGATCCGGATGTCCGTCAGGCCTATGGCATACTAAGCGGCAGCGTGGGCATTGCCTGCAATCTGCTGCTGTTTTTGGGAAAGATTATACTGGGCTTCATGACTGGCGCTATTTCCATTGTAGCCGACGCGGTCAACAATCTGTCCGATGCCGGTTCCTCCATCATCACACTACTGGGCTTTAAAATGGCAGGAAAGCCTGCTGACCACGGACACCCCTATGGGCACGGCCGCATCGAATACCTCAGCGCGCTTTTTATCTCCATTGCCATAATCCTTATGGGGTTTGAGCTGCTCAAATCATCTGTCGATCGGATTTTAAACCCGGCGGAGACTTCAGTAAGTCTTGTGGTCTTTGTTATTCTGGCCGCTTCGATTTTAGTGAAGCTCTGGATGTTCTTATTTAATCGGAGGCTTGGCCGAAGCATCAATTCCTCAGCCATGGAGGCCACCGCCTTGGATAGTATAAGTGACAGCCTGGCCACGCTGGTGGTGCTGATCGGTATGGCCATCAATTATTTTACCGGTTACGATCTGGACGGCTACATGGGCATGATCGTGGCCGCCTTTATTCTGGTAACCGGCATTAAATCCGCCAAGGATTCGGTCCAGCCCTTAATTGGAACGCCGCCGGATGAAGGCTTTGTCGAAAAAATTCATCGTATCGTCATGGCGCATCCAGAGATCAGAGGCGTGCACGAGCTGCTCATTCACGACTATGGCCCGGCCCACGCCGATGTCTCTCTTCATGTGGAAATGTCCAGCCAGCTGGACATGGTGACCGCCCATGATATTATTACCAGTATCGAGGATGAGCTTAAAAACCAGTGCCATTGCGATGTGACGATTCATATTGATCCGATTGAGGAGAATAAGACAAATGAACAATAG
- a CDS encoding RidA family protein: protein MKTKVATDKAPAALGPYSQALVVDGTLYASGQLGIDPATGEMPEAFEAQARQVMVNMGAVLKEAGYRYADVVKTTIFVDDLANFSVLNDIYGEYFTENQPARSCVQAARIPKDAKVEIEFIAVK from the coding sequence ATGAAAACAAAAGTAGCAACTGATAAGGCTCCGGCGGCCCTTGGCCCATATTCACAGGCCCTGGTAGTGGACGGTACCCTGTACGCCTCAGGACAGCTGGGCATCGACCCGGCAACGGGTGAAATGCCGGAAGCCTTTGAGGCTCAGGCAAGGCAGGTGATGGTCAATATGGGCGCGGTTTTAAAAGAAGCGGGATACCGTTACGCCGATGTGGTCAAAACCACGATTTTTGTCGATGACCTTGCCAATTTTTCTGTGCTGAATGACATTTACGGCGAGTACTTTACAGAAAATCAGCCCGCCCGTTCCTGCGTACAGGCAGCCAGAATACCAAAGGATGCCAAGGTTGAGATCGAGTTTATCGCGGTAAAATGA